One segment of Capnocytophaga sp. oral taxon 878 DNA contains the following:
- the argS gene encoding arginine--tRNA ligase — protein sequence MQNLNEILKQHIVQAAHELYNVSLDTVELQQTKKEFVGDVTLVVFPLLRHIKANPVQLGEQIGEYLKVRLPELVTDYNVIKGFLNLVIADSYYLNFLSEIKDNSQFGLATPNSKEAILVEYSSPNTNKPLHLGHIRNNLLGYSVAEILKAAGHKVYKTQIINDRGIHICKSMVAWQRFGNGETPESTGLKGDKLVGNYYVAFDKAYKAEIQELVEQGKTKEEAEKQAPIFVAAQEMLRQWEAGKPEVIELWKQMNEWVYEGFAVTYKNLGVDFDSYYYESNTYLLGKDIVELGLQKGVFFKKDDGSVWCDLTADGLDEKLVLRADGTSVYITQDMGTATQRVSDYPDVKGMVYTVGNEQDYHFKVLFLILKKLGYDWASHLYHLSYGMVDLPSGKMKSREGTVVDADDLIAEMEQTAKEISQELGKLDGYTEAQKEALYHTIGLGALKYYILKVDPKKRILFDPKESIDFQGNTGPFIQYTYARIQSILRKYAEIGAVTTGVMPENLHEKEKILLKSITLFPSVVQDAADNYSPAVIANYVYDLVKDFNSFYQNISILGEEEDRKRHFRVALSKKIAEIIAVALKMLGIQVPDRM from the coding sequence ATGCAGAATTTAAACGAAATCCTAAAACAACATATTGTACAAGCAGCGCACGAACTTTATAACGTGAGCTTAGATACTGTTGAATTGCAACAAACTAAAAAGGAGTTTGTAGGCGATGTAACTCTTGTGGTGTTTCCTTTGTTACGCCATATCAAGGCTAACCCTGTGCAGCTGGGAGAGCAGATAGGAGAGTACCTCAAAGTAAGGCTTCCGGAGCTGGTTACTGATTACAATGTGATTAAGGGCTTTTTGAATCTTGTAATTGCGGATAGTTATTACCTTAATTTTCTGTCGGAGATAAAGGATAATTCTCAATTTGGGCTAGCAACTCCTAATAGTAAGGAGGCTATTTTGGTGGAATACTCATCGCCTAATACTAATAAACCACTGCATTTGGGGCATATTCGTAATAATCTTTTAGGATATTCGGTAGCTGAGATACTAAAAGCGGCAGGGCATAAGGTGTATAAAACGCAGATTATCAATGATAGAGGGATACATATATGCAAATCGATGGTGGCTTGGCAGCGTTTTGGTAATGGTGAAACACCAGAAAGTACTGGTTTAAAGGGAGATAAACTGGTGGGGAACTATTATGTGGCTTTTGATAAAGCATACAAAGCTGAGATACAGGAGCTTGTAGAACAAGGGAAGACTAAGGAAGAGGCTGAGAAACAAGCGCCTATCTTTGTGGCTGCCCAAGAGATGCTTAGACAATGGGAAGCAGGTAAGCCTGAAGTGATAGAACTTTGGAAACAAATGAACGAATGGGTGTATGAAGGTTTTGCTGTTACTTATAAGAATTTGGGGGTAGATTTTGATTCATATTACTACGAGAGCAATACTTACTTGTTAGGCAAAGATATTGTAGAACTTGGTTTGCAAAAGGGAGTATTTTTCAAAAAGGATGATGGATCGGTTTGGTGTGACCTTACAGCAGATGGACTGGATGAGAAACTTGTGCTTCGTGCGGATGGTACTTCGGTATATATAACTCAAGATATGGGGACTGCAACCCAACGTGTGAGTGATTATCCTGATGTAAAAGGGATGGTGTACACAGTAGGTAATGAGCAGGATTACCACTTTAAGGTTTTGTTTTTAATTCTTAAAAAGTTGGGGTATGATTGGGCATCGCATCTTTATCATCTTAGCTATGGTATGGTTGATTTGCCTAGTGGTAAGATGAAAAGTAGAGAAGGTACAGTAGTAGATGCTGATGACCTTATTGCTGAAATGGAGCAAACAGCTAAGGAAATTTCGCAGGAACTGGGAAAACTTGATGGTTATACTGAAGCCCAAAAAGAAGCTTTGTACCACACTATAGGTCTTGGAGCTCTTAAATACTATATTCTAAAGGTAGACCCCAAGAAACGTATTCTTTTTGATCCTAAAGAATCAATAGATTTTCAAGGTAATACAGGACCATTTATACAATATACATACGCCCGGATTCAATCAATTTTGCGAAAATATGCTGAAATAGGAGCTGTAACAACAGGAGTAATGCCTGAAAACTTACATGAGAAAGAAAAGATTTTGCTAAAAAGTATTACTCTTTTCCCTTCAGTAGTACAAGATGCAGCAGATAATTACAGTCCTGCAGTGATAGCTAATTATGTGTATGATTTGGTAAAAGACTTTAATTCATTCTACCAAAATATCTCCATTTTGGGTGAAGAAGAGGATAGAAAACGTCATTTTAGAGTGGCTTTGAGTAAGAAAATTGCAGAAATTATAGCAGTAGCATTAAAAATGTTAGGCATACAAGTGCCTGATAGAATGTGA